The following proteins are co-located in the Pomacea canaliculata isolate SZHN2017 linkage group LG8, ASM307304v1, whole genome shotgun sequence genome:
- the LOC112570481 gene encoding LOW QUALITY PROTEIN: calmodulin-beta-like (The sequence of the model RefSeq protein was modified relative to this genomic sequence to represent the inferred CDS: deleted 1 base in 1 codon) encodes MSRGKLTHQLSADRIEEFREAFCMFDKDGDGRITEQELGTVLRSLGQDPTDTELKDMINDVDTDGSGTIEFNEFLLMMSQKCEKTELEEIADAFKIFDKNGDGFINSDELRQVMESLGERLTPKELNDMMREADADGDGLINYQEFLNMMRPSDSEAQRRELK; translated from the exons AGTTCCGGGAGGCGTTCTGCATGTTCGACAAGGATGGGGACGGTCGCATCACGGAGCAGGAGCTGGGCACGGTGCTGAGGTCGCTGGGTCAGGACCCGACAGACACAGAACTCAAAGACATGATCAACGACGTCGACACCGACG GCAGCGGCACCATCGAGTTCAACGAGTTCCTGTTGATGATGTCACAAAAGTGCGAGAAGACGGAACTGGAGGAGATCGCGGACGCCTTCAAGATCTTCGACAAAAACGGCGACGGCTTCATCAACTCCGATGAGCTCCGACAGGTGATGGAGAGCCTCGGTGAGCGACTCACT CCAAAGGAGCTGAACGACATGATGAGGGAAGCTGACGCTGACGGCGACGGGCTCATTAACTACCAAG aatTCCTAAACATGATGAGACCTAGTGATTCAGAAGCTCAAAGAAGAGAATTAAAGTAG